A genomic window from Triticum urartu cultivar G1812 chromosome 7, Tu2.1, whole genome shotgun sequence includes:
- the LOC125523109 gene encoding F-box protein At1g10110-like, which produces MGPYPSPGWSDLPTDLLIRILLLLELPEALAFRAVCPSWCSASMAAPSVPPGCTPWLVSLATEPLPGGEQSRRLWDPTVTSKFRNLLDEKEFKVSFPRGQAVACCGSFRGWLVVANELSDLVLYNPFTAALLPLPPLTGFTSCLEGVCRPRKCHWLSL; this is translated from the exons ATGG GACCTTATCCAAGCCCAGGCTGGTCCGACCTACCCACCGATCTCCTGATCCGCATCCTGCTTCTCCTCGAGTTACCCGAGGCTCTGGCCTTCCGTGCTGTCTGCCCGTCATGGTGCTCTGCCTCCATGGCCGCCCCCAGTGTCCCACCTGGCTGCACACCGTGGCTTGTGTCCTTGGCGACCGAGCCACTTCCTGGAGGGGAACAGAGTCGCAGACTATGGGATCCCACAGTTACTTCCAAGTTCCGTAACCTCCTAGACGAGAAAGAATTTAAGGTCAGTTTCCCCCGGGGCCAGGCTGTGGCCTGCTGCGGCTCCTTCCGTGGCTGGCTGGTCGTGGCCAACGAGCTCTCAGACCTTGTCCTCTACAACCCCTTTACAGCGGCATTGCTCCCGCTCCCGCCGCTCACCGGCTTCACGTCGTGCCTCGAAGGGGTATGCAGACCAAGGAAATGTCATTGGCTATCGTTATAA